Proteins from one Caulobacter sp. 73W genomic window:
- a CDS encoding TonB-dependent receptor produces the protein MIVTGSRLAARGFQAPTPVNVVGAEELALSGTQNVETVLNDTPQFLGSQNNGPTANTVPGGTATLNLRGFGAQRNLVLVNGRRFTITGPDQTTDINTIPAALIKRVETVTGGSSAVYGSDAITGVVNFIMKDDFEGVELTAQARADQHTGTPTYTADLTFGSNFADDRGNVVVALNYLDRGGYTRGDRGDWAVPSLADGCVTAGTFSKTQAGTPLAVPGGQTCLAAGGRPGLIFGGSGTIPNGRFANIPSVGSSASNPALDAALIAAGLGGIGGRGFTFNDAGTIARPAVTPGDDYDLGPAAYLIIPQKRLMANLAAHYDFNERMTGYAEANFSNNKVSMQLPPSGIGGNFLINTNNPYLTPQLREVMRQLDLRETGTTRVTNGASSLTTTAGDGLAVLNVNRRLTDVGDRTNTADRSAYRAAIGLRGDLGSLSEDFLRNLSYDTYYTYTRTTDTSVSGGAASLSRFQAGLLSVNGAAPVLNIFGANLTPQSAASIAVASTNYTESEQQVIAASLAGELFDTWAGPVDFSTGLEWRKASAKFVADSFLASGDVSGFNAALPTEGSQSVKEIFGEVRVPLLADSSLGKRASANGAFRYSDYDLSGVGGVWTYSVGGEYAPVSDLTLRGQFQHSIRAPNVGELFGGNTTSGPSAIDPCSSRQPTAQQTAAVRAICVATGVPAAAVFTLAVQPNAFISQVSGGNPNIGPEESDTTTFGFVVQPRFLSGLAFSVDYFKINLDGAIAPLGGGIANTLSLCYNTIQNASSVFCQAITRDPMTGQIAAPGYVTTTNNNTGGLKTSGVDFDGSYRFSMDWGPFGESRFDVGANFTYTDEFTATPVQALPAAKNYCVGSFGPTCGQPIPRWKGVSRVSWRSGPATLSLRHRYIGEVTVDTHLLPKRLGSAFPDKATLTNPTIKAQHYFDLTGAYDITEDLSVTAGVRNLFDKDPPIVGSSAPANNTFSATYDVEGRVFFASATARF, from the coding sequence GTGATCGTCACCGGTTCGCGTCTTGCCGCTCGCGGTTTCCAGGCGCCGACGCCCGTCAACGTGGTCGGGGCGGAGGAACTGGCGCTCAGCGGCACCCAGAATGTGGAGACGGTTCTCAACGACACGCCGCAGTTCCTGGGCTCCCAGAACAACGGCCCGACGGCCAACACGGTCCCAGGCGGCACCGCCACGCTGAACCTTCGCGGCTTCGGCGCGCAGCGCAACCTAGTGCTGGTCAACGGCCGGCGCTTCACCATCACCGGGCCGGACCAGACCACGGACATCAACACGATCCCCGCCGCGCTGATCAAGCGGGTGGAGACGGTCACCGGCGGCTCGTCGGCCGTCTACGGCTCGGACGCCATCACCGGCGTCGTCAACTTCATCATGAAGGACGACTTCGAAGGGGTGGAGCTGACCGCCCAGGCCCGCGCCGACCAGCACACCGGCACCCCGACCTACACCGCCGACCTGACCTTTGGCAGCAACTTCGCTGACGACCGCGGCAACGTGGTGGTGGCCCTGAACTATCTCGACCGCGGCGGCTACACCCGCGGCGACCGGGGCGACTGGGCCGTCCCCAGCCTGGCCGACGGCTGCGTCACCGCAGGCACCTTCAGCAAGACCCAAGCCGGCACGCCGCTGGCCGTGCCGGGCGGCCAGACCTGTCTGGCGGCCGGCGGACGTCCGGGCCTGATCTTCGGCGGCAGCGGCACAATCCCGAACGGCCGCTTCGCCAACATTCCGAGCGTCGGCTCCTCGGCCTCCAACCCGGCGCTCGACGCGGCCCTGATCGCGGCGGGCCTGGGCGGCATCGGCGGGCGCGGCTTCACCTTCAACGACGCCGGGACCATCGCCCGTCCGGCCGTGACGCCGGGCGACGACTATGACCTGGGTCCGGCCGCCTATCTGATCATCCCGCAGAAGCGCCTGATGGCGAACCTGGCCGCTCATTACGACTTCAATGAGCGCATGACCGGCTACGCCGAGGCGAACTTCAGCAACAACAAGGTGTCCATGCAGCTGCCGCCCAGCGGCATCGGCGGCAACTTCCTGATCAACACCAACAACCCGTACCTGACGCCGCAGCTTCGCGAAGTGATGCGCCAGCTCGACTTGCGCGAGACGGGAACCACCCGCGTCACCAACGGCGCTTCGTCCCTGACAACCACGGCGGGCGATGGCCTGGCCGTCCTCAACGTCAACCGTCGTCTGACGGATGTGGGCGACCGCACCAACACGGCCGACCGTTCCGCCTACCGCGCGGCGATCGGTCTGCGCGGCGACCTGGGCAGCCTGTCCGAGGACTTCCTGCGCAACCTGTCCTACGACACCTACTACACCTACACCCGCACCACCGACACGAGCGTCTCCGGCGGCGCGGCGTCGCTTAGCCGCTTCCAGGCCGGCCTGCTTTCGGTGAACGGTGCGGCTCCGGTGTTGAACATCTTCGGCGCCAACCTGACGCCCCAGAGCGCGGCGTCTATCGCCGTGGCCTCGACCAACTACACGGAGTCCGAACAGCAGGTGATCGCCGCCAGCCTGGCGGGCGAATTGTTCGACACCTGGGCCGGTCCGGTCGACTTCAGCACCGGTCTGGAATGGCGCAAGGCGTCGGCCAAGTTCGTGGCCGACAGCTTCCTCGCCTCGGGCGACGTGTCCGGCTTCAACGCCGCCCTGCCGACCGAAGGGTCGCAGTCGGTGAAGGAGATCTTCGGCGAAGTGCGCGTGCCGCTGCTGGCCGACTCCTCGCTAGGCAAGCGGGCCAGCGCCAACGGCGCCTTCCGCTATTCCGACTACGACCTGTCGGGCGTCGGCGGGGTGTGGACCTATTCGGTGGGCGGCGAGTATGCGCCGGTCTCCGACCTGACCCTGCGCGGCCAGTTCCAGCACTCCATCCGCGCGCCTAACGTCGGCGAACTGTTCGGCGGCAACACCACCAGCGGACCGTCGGCGATCGACCCGTGCTCCAGCCGTCAGCCGACGGCTCAGCAGACCGCCGCCGTCCGCGCCATCTGCGTAGCCACCGGCGTGCCCGCCGCGGCGGTGTTCACCCTGGCGGTGCAGCCCAACGCCTTCATCAGCCAGGTGTCGGGCGGCAACCCGAACATCGGGCCGGAGGAATCCGACACCACGACCTTCGGCTTCGTCGTGCAGCCGCGCTTCCTGTCGGGTCTCGCCTTCAGCGTCGACTACTTCAAGATCAACCTGGACGGCGCCATCGCGCCCCTGGGCGGCGGCATCGCGAACACCCTGAGCCTTTGCTACAACACCATCCAGAACGCGAGCAGCGTGTTCTGTCAGGCGATCACCCGTGATCCGATGACCGGCCAGATCGCCGCGCCGGGCTATGTGACCACCACCAACAACAACACCGGCGGCCTGAAGACCTCTGGCGTCGATTTCGACGGCAGCTACCGCTTCAGCATGGACTGGGGTCCGTTCGGCGAGAGCCGCTTCGATGTGGGCGCCAACTTCACCTACACCGACGAATTCACCGCCACCCCGGTGCAGGCGCTGCCGGCCGCCAAGAACTACTGCGTGGGTTCGTTCGGTCCCACCTGCGGCCAGCCGATCCCGCGCTGGAAGGGCGTCTCGCGCGTCTCCTGGCGTTCGGGCCCGGCGACCCTGAGCCTGCGTCACCGCTATATCGGCGAGGTGACCGTCGACACCCACCTGCTGCCCAAGCGCCTGGGTTCGGCCTTCCCGGACAAAGCGACCCTGACCAACCCGACGATCAAGGCCCAGCACTACTTCGACCTGACGGGGGCCTATGACATCACCGAGGACCTGTCGGTGACCGCCGGCGTGCGCAACCTGTTCGATAAGGACCCGCCGATCGTCGGCTCGTCCGCCCCGGCCAACAACACCTTCTCGGCCACGTACGACGTGGAAGGGCGCGTGTTCTTCGCCAGCGCCACGGCGCGCTTCTGA
- a CDS encoding glycoside hydrolase family 28 protein, with product MAITGQGVLDGQGAAWWSWSSGQRFGWRPGLPNQRPARERLFRMAEDGVPVAQRVFGQGDYLRPMMVQFQNCTNVLVEGVTLKDSPCWTLHPVLCRNVIVRNITAIGHGPNTDGCNPESVDGMLIEGCTFDSGDDCIAIKSGRNADGRRLATPSRNILIQDCVMKDGHGGVVIGSEISGGAHDIFARRCRMDSADLWYALRFKNNAMRGGVIENIFFRDIEVGQVSRAAVICDFNYEEGAKGGFKPVLRGVRIERMHSRAAGQVLDLQGLPGAPVSDIVLRDCRFDDVVRPSVITHTQGLSLEDVRVNGRPVDAL from the coding sequence GTGGCGATCACCGGACAGGGCGTTCTGGACGGCCAGGGCGCCGCCTGGTGGTCGTGGAGCAGCGGCCAGCGCTTCGGCTGGCGGCCCGGCCTGCCCAACCAGCGCCCGGCGCGCGAGCGGCTGTTCCGTATGGCCGAGGACGGCGTGCCCGTCGCCCAACGGGTCTTCGGCCAGGGCGACTATCTGCGGCCGATGATGGTCCAGTTCCAGAACTGCACGAACGTGCTGGTCGAGGGCGTCACCCTCAAGGACTCGCCCTGCTGGACGCTGCATCCGGTGCTCTGCCGCAACGTGATCGTCCGCAACATCACCGCCATCGGCCATGGCCCCAACACCGACGGCTGCAATCCGGAATCGGTCGACGGCATGCTGATCGAGGGCTGCACCTTCGACAGCGGCGACGACTGCATCGCCATCAAGTCAGGGCGCAACGCCGACGGCCGGCGGCTGGCCACGCCCAGCCGCAACATCCTCATCCAGGACTGCGTGATGAAGGACGGCCATGGCGGGGTGGTGATCGGCAGCGAGATTTCGGGCGGCGCGCACGACATCTTCGCCCGGCGCTGCCGGATGGACAGCGCCGACCTCTGGTACGCCCTGCGGTTCAAGAACAACGCCATGCGCGGCGGCGTGATCGAGAACATCTTCTTTCGCGACATCGAGGTGGGCCAGGTCTCCCGCGCCGCGGTGATCTGCGACTTCAACTACGAAGAAGGCGCCAAGGGCGGGTTCAAGCCCGTCCTGCGCGGCGTACGGATCGAGCGGATGCACAGCCGCGCGGCCGGCCAGGTCCTCGACCTGCAAGGCCTGCCCGGGGCGCCGGTGTCCGACATCGTGCTGCGCGACTGCCGGTTCGACGACGTCGTCCGGCCGAGCGTCATCACCCACACCCAAGGGCTGTCCCTGGAGGACGTACGGGTCAACGGCCGGCCGGTAGACGCCCTCTAG
- the phoA gene encoding alkaline phosphatase: MYQFTFVRGLPLVVLAGGLMASAAQAAAQGVAPLVAREAKGDVSAHGGARRLADAPAPAKARNVILLIGDGMGDSEITLARNYARGAGGYFPGIDALPLTGQYTHYALDAATGKPVYVTDSAASATAWASGVKTYNGALGVDIRGKPHATLLELSKKAGFATGVVSTAAIQDATPGAQYAHVKTRACFGPKDTTKNCPAQARENGGAGSISEQLLDVRPDVSLGGGATAFAELATAGEWKGKSLTDQAKARGFRLVTDKAGLDGVAAADQKQPLLGLFSPIHMPVRWTGPRAAHRGARELPPVTCAVNPERTANTPTLAAMTEKAIELLKTNQKGFFLQVEGASIDKQDHAANPCGQIGETVDLDEAVQVALAFAKDRTDTLVIVTADHAHTSQIVGPDSNSPGLTLTLRTEEGALMGVNYGTAETGSQDHTGTQLRIAAFGPNAERVQGLTDQTDLFFTIRDALHLR, from the coding sequence ATGTATCAGTTCACGTTCGTGCGCGGCTTGCCGCTCGTCGTTCTCGCCGGCGGCCTGATGGCCTCGGCCGCCCAGGCCGCGGCGCAAGGCGTGGCCCCGCTGGTCGCGCGGGAAGCCAAGGGCGATGTGAGCGCTCACGGCGGCGCACGCCGCCTGGCCGACGCCCCCGCCCCGGCCAAGGCCCGCAACGTGATCCTGCTGATCGGCGACGGCATGGGTGATTCCGAGATCACCCTGGCCCGCAATTACGCGCGCGGCGCCGGCGGCTATTTCCCCGGCATCGACGCCCTGCCCCTCACCGGCCAGTACACCCACTACGCGCTGGACGCGGCCACGGGCAAACCGGTCTACGTCACGGACTCGGCGGCGTCGGCCACGGCCTGGGCCTCGGGCGTGAAGACCTACAACGGCGCCCTGGGCGTCGATATCCGCGGCAAGCCGCATGCGACCCTGCTGGAGCTGTCGAAGAAGGCCGGCTTCGCGACCGGCGTCGTCTCGACCGCCGCCATCCAGGACGCCACTCCGGGCGCCCAGTACGCGCACGTGAAGACGCGCGCCTGCTTTGGTCCGAAGGACACGACCAAGAACTGCCCCGCCCAGGCGCGGGAGAACGGTGGCGCGGGTTCCATCAGCGAACAGCTGCTCGACGTCCGCCCCGACGTGTCCCTCGGCGGCGGCGCGACCGCTTTCGCCGAGCTGGCCACGGCCGGTGAATGGAAGGGCAAGAGCCTGACCGATCAGGCCAAGGCGCGCGGCTTCCGTCTTGTCACCGACAAGGCCGGCCTCGATGGCGTCGCTGCCGCCGACCAGAAGCAGCCGCTGCTGGGCCTGTTCTCGCCCATCCACATGCCGGTGCGGTGGACCGGGCCGAGGGCCGCCCATCGCGGCGCGCGCGAGCTGCCGCCGGTGACCTGCGCGGTCAATCCGGAGCGCACCGCCAACACCCCTACCCTCGCGGCGATGACCGAGAAGGCCATTGAGCTGCTGAAGACCAATCAAAAGGGCTTCTTCCTGCAGGTCGAAGGCGCCTCCATCGACAAGCAGGACCACGCCGCCAATCCCTGCGGCCAGATCGGCGAAACCGTCGATCTGGACGAGGCGGTTCAGGTCGCCCTGGCCTTCGCCAAGGACCGGACCGACACCCTGGTCATCGTCACCGCCGACCACGCCCACACCAGCCAGATCGTCGGCCCGGACTCCAACTCCCCCGGCCTGACCCTGACCCTGCGCACCGAGGAAGGCGCGCTGATGGGCGTGAACTACGGGACGGCGGAAACCGGCTCCCAGGACCACACCGGCACGCAACTGCGCATCGCCGCCTTCGGCCCCAACGCCGAGCGGGTGCAGGGCCTGACCGATCAGACCGACCTGTTCTTCACGATCCGCGACGCCCTGCATCTGCGCTGA
- a CDS encoding DUF885 family protein, protein MTQMITRRPLLLGLPLAALVATQSQAQTAAPQAEDARLLAFLDKAFDEARLLSPEGMTALGLKTDNNKLNDYTDAARTKALALSERQLALMKAEFQPSRLSHAGQLSYQLFERSVATQRENYRWRHYNFPISTNGTPAGGIPVMLINRHRVDDVADARAYVARLMEVERVMKEVAANVREQARMGIVPPKMVFAPARGDAKAVLVGAPFTDGADTPVFADFKAKVGKLQIPDSEKQALTAEASAALTGPFKRGFDVFFAVLDEIEPLAKSNDGAWRLPDGAAYYASRLRFSTTTDLTADQIHQIGLDQVRAIHAEMEALKPRLGFAGSLPELFKHVRTAPELKYPNTEAGREQYLTDARAAIALAMREAPKFFHRLPKAALEVRAVEKWRQETAAVAFYNAPTLDGSRPGIYYVNLADMNEVQKPQGEAIAFHEGAPGHHFQIALAQELDGVPKFRRTGGYGVYSEGWGLYSERLAKEMGGYKEPYAEFGMLSLQLWRAIRLVVDTGVHHKRWSREQTVSYFRDNSPNSERDINKEVDRYINNPGQATSYMIGQLEIAKLRAKATKALGSRFDIRDFHDAVLANGGLPLDILAQEVDRYIAGAAKGA, encoded by the coding sequence ATGACCCAGATGATCACCCGCCGCCCCCTCCTCCTCGGCCTGCCGCTGGCAGCCCTGGTCGCCACGCAATCGCAGGCCCAGACGGCCGCTCCGCAAGCGGAGGACGCCCGCCTGTTGGCCTTCCTCGACAAGGCGTTCGACGAAGCCCGCCTGCTCAGCCCGGAGGGCATGACGGCCCTGGGCCTGAAGACCGACAACAACAAGCTGAACGACTATACCGACGCCGCTCGCACGAAGGCCCTGGCCCTGTCGGAGCGACAGCTGGCGCTGATGAAGGCGGAGTTCCAGCCGAGCCGCCTGAGCCATGCCGGCCAGCTCAGCTACCAGCTTTTCGAACGGTCGGTGGCCACCCAGCGGGAGAACTACCGCTGGCGTCACTACAACTTCCCGATCTCCACTAACGGCACGCCGGCCGGCGGCATTCCCGTCATGCTGATCAACCGCCATCGCGTGGACGATGTCGCTGACGCCCGCGCCTATGTGGCCCGCCTGATGGAAGTCGAGCGGGTGATGAAGGAAGTCGCCGCCAATGTGCGCGAGCAGGCCCGCATGGGCATCGTGCCGCCGAAGATGGTCTTCGCCCCCGCGCGTGGCGACGCCAAGGCGGTGCTGGTCGGCGCGCCGTTCACCGACGGTGCGGACACGCCGGTGTTCGCCGACTTCAAGGCCAAGGTCGGCAAGCTGCAGATCCCCGACAGCGAGAAGCAGGCCCTGACCGCCGAGGCGAGCGCCGCCCTGACCGGCCCGTTCAAGCGCGGTTTCGACGTGTTCTTCGCCGTGCTCGACGAGATCGAGCCGCTGGCCAAGAGCAATGACGGCGCCTGGCGCCTGCCGGACGGCGCTGCCTACTATGCCAGCCGCCTGCGCTTCTCGACCACCACCGACCTGACGGCCGACCAGATCCACCAGATCGGCCTGGACCAGGTGCGCGCCATCCATGCGGAGATGGAGGCCCTGAAGCCGCGCCTCGGCTTCGCCGGCTCCCTGCCCGAGCTGTTCAAGCATGTGCGCACCGCGCCGGAGCTGAAGTATCCGAACACCGAAGCCGGCCGCGAGCAGTACCTGACCGACGCCCGCGCCGCGATCGCCCTGGCGATGCGCGAGGCGCCGAAGTTCTTCCACCGCCTACCCAAGGCGGCGCTGGAGGTCCGCGCCGTGGAGAAGTGGCGTCAAGAAACGGCGGCGGTGGCGTTCTACAACGCCCCCACCCTCGATGGCTCGCGCCCCGGCATCTACTACGTCAACCTGGCCGACATGAACGAGGTCCAGAAGCCGCAAGGCGAGGCGATCGCGTTCCATGAAGGCGCGCCGGGCCATCACTTCCAGATCGCCCTGGCGCAGGAGCTGGACGGCGTGCCGAAGTTCCGCCGCACCGGCGGCTACGGCGTCTATTCCGAAGGCTGGGGCCTCTACTCCGAGCGTCTGGCCAAGGAGATGGGCGGCTACAAGGAGCCCTATGCCGAGTTCGGCATGCTGAGCCTGCAGCTATGGCGCGCTATCCGCCTGGTGGTCGACACCGGGGTTCACCACAAGCGCTGGAGCCGTGAGCAGACGGTCAGCTACTTCCGCGACAACTCGCCCAACTCCGAGCGGGACATCAACAAGGAAGTCGACCGCTACATCAACAACCCCGGCCAGGCGACCAGCTACATGATCGGCCAGCTGGAGATCGCCAAGCTGCGCGCCAAGGCGACCAAGGCGCTGGGAAGCCGCTTCGACATCCGCGACTTCCACGACGCCGTGCTGGCCAACGGCGGCCTGCCGCTCGACATCCTGGCGCAGGAAGTCGACCGCTACATCGCGGGAGCGGCCAAGGGCGCCTAG
- a CDS encoding phosphocholine-specific phospholipase C: MSKFQIDRRTLMSGLTAAAAFPSIARALHIAPRVRTGTIKDVEHVVILMQENRSFDHYFGTMPGVRGYSDPHPAPAPKVEGRERDVFLQYDSVSGGPKWLAPFPLNTRQTFAHMRLEGTPHSWPDAHAARDQGRMGRWPEAKQPHSMGYFEREDLPFQYALAEAFTLCDGYFCSLQTGTNPNRVMMWSGTIDGAGERGGPCIGNSHDTMPKAGETLTPYRWTTYVERLQAAGVDWRIYQDMDDNFTDNPLVGFEAFQKAVAGAPGSDPQLVERGLKTRALDGLKADVLAGRLPQVSYVIATAAGSEHPGPSSPAQGAAYTAEVIDALTADPEVWARTVLLVNFDENDGFFDHVPPPAPPSRDGEGRLNGGSTVDLAGEYHLKPSADDARLDLPQYRGRSYGLGPRVPMYVVSPWSRGGRVCSEVFDHTSVIRFLEARFGVMEPNISPWRRAVCGDLTSSLDFTGKDAKPVALPSVADDAARALALGDKTTTPPTPAEPVMPVQPKGFRPACPTPYVLECEMAQDGAAVSLSFVNKGRRAAVFHVYDRNDLDAGPRRYTVEGGQALKGAWVMAEGFDLQVMGPDGFHRRFVGRPGQTLAARLDWRDAAVAVVVTGSGEACLTTPAGGNTIKLRDGARLPVDWADANHRYDFAIQQAGTRFEFAGRAPTKVG; encoded by the coding sequence ATGTCCAAGTTCCAGATCGACCGGCGGACCCTGATGTCCGGCCTGACGGCCGCCGCCGCCTTTCCATCCATCGCCCGCGCGCTCCATATCGCGCCCCGGGTGCGCACCGGTACGATCAAGGATGTCGAGCACGTCGTCATCCTGATGCAGGAGAACCGGTCGTTCGATCACTACTTCGGCACGATGCCCGGCGTTCGCGGCTACTCCGATCCGCACCCCGCGCCGGCCCCCAAGGTCGAGGGGCGAGAGCGGGATGTGTTCTTGCAGTACGATTCGGTCAGCGGCGGTCCCAAGTGGCTGGCGCCGTTTCCCCTCAATACCCGCCAGACCTTCGCCCACATGCGGCTGGAGGGAACGCCCCATAGCTGGCCTGACGCCCACGCGGCCCGGGATCAGGGTCGGATGGGACGGTGGCCGGAGGCCAAGCAGCCGCATTCCATGGGCTACTTCGAGCGCGAAGACCTGCCGTTCCAGTACGCCCTGGCCGAGGCCTTCACCCTGTGTGACGGCTACTTCTGCTCGCTCCAGACCGGCACCAATCCCAACCGTGTGATGATGTGGTCGGGCACGATCGACGGCGCCGGCGAGCGGGGCGGCCCCTGCATCGGCAACTCGCACGACACCATGCCGAAAGCCGGCGAGACCCTGACGCCCTATCGCTGGACCACCTATGTCGAGCGGCTACAGGCGGCCGGCGTCGACTGGCGCATCTATCAGGACATGGACGACAACTTCACCGACAACCCGCTGGTCGGCTTCGAGGCTTTCCAGAAGGCGGTGGCGGGCGCGCCGGGCTCCGACCCGCAACTGGTGGAGCGGGGTCTGAAGACGCGGGCCCTGGATGGCCTGAAGGCGGATGTGCTGGCCGGACGCCTGCCGCAGGTCTCCTATGTGATCGCCACGGCGGCGGGATCCGAACATCCCGGTCCGTCCAGCCCGGCCCAGGGCGCCGCCTATACCGCCGAGGTGATCGACGCCCTGACGGCAGATCCCGAGGTGTGGGCCCGCACGGTCCTGCTGGTGAACTTCGACGAGAACGACGGCTTCTTCGACCACGTGCCGCCGCCGGCCCCGCCGTCCCGTGACGGGGAGGGGCGGCTGAACGGCGGCTCAACCGTCGACCTGGCCGGCGAGTATCACCTCAAGCCCAGCGCCGACGATGCGCGCCTGGACCTGCCGCAATATCGCGGGCGGTCTTACGGCCTGGGGCCGCGCGTGCCGATGTACGTCGTATCGCCCTGGAGCCGCGGCGGGCGCGTCTGTTCGGAGGTGTTCGACCACACGTCGGTCATCCGTTTCCTGGAGGCGCGCTTCGGCGTGATGGAGCCCAACATTTCGCCGTGGCGGCGGGCGGTTTGCGGCGACCTGACCAGCAGCCTCGACTTCACCGGCAAGGACGCCAAGCCGGTCGCCTTGCCGTCGGTCGCCGACGATGCGGCGCGGGCCCTCGCCCTGGGTGATAAGACGACTACGCCCCCGACGCCGGCCGAGCCGGTCATGCCGGTCCAGCCCAAGGGCTTCCGCCCGGCCTGTCCCACACCTTACGTCCTGGAATGCGAGATGGCCCAGGACGGCGCGGCCGTCAGCCTGTCGTTCGTGAACAAGGGCCGCCGCGCCGCCGTCTTCCACGTCTATGACCGCAACGATCTGGACGCCGGCCCGCGGCGCTACACGGTCGAAGGCGGCCAGGCGCTGAAGGGCGCCTGGGTCATGGCCGAGGGCTTTGACCTGCAGGTCATGGGCCCCGACGGCTTCCACCGCCGCTTCGTCGGCCGGCCTGGACAGACACTGGCCGCACGACTGGACTGGCGCGACGCGGCCGTCGCGGTCGTGGTGACCGGATCAGGTGAGGCCTGCCTGACAACGCCAGCCGGCGGCAATACCATCAAGCTGCGCGATGGCGCGCGCCTGCCCGTGGACTGGGCTGACGCGAACCACCGCTACGACTTTGCGATCCAGCAGGCCGGAACGCGGTTCGAGTTCGCCGGGCGCGCGCCGACGAAGGTCGGCTAG
- a CDS encoding glycoside hydrolase 43 family protein encodes MSVSVFRSAMILGAAVAALAVALPAVGAPQPAATYRNPILPADYSDPDVIRVGDDYYMVASSFHFSPGVPILKSKDLVHWTIVGHVLPKLPFAPEYDLPGPVPTDDTGARMPPPQRVVGQRYAGGVWAPAIRHHNGLFYVYFATPYEGIFMSTAKSAEGPWSPPVAVVAEAGLEDPCPFWDEDGQAYLVHGKVGAGPLVLRRMTPDGKSVFGEAKVIAEDPKALPILEGPKLYKRNGWYYVFAPIGGVETGPQAVLRSRNIWGPYEHREVLVPGKTPWKGPHQGGWVETPSGQGWFVHFNSAGAYGRIVHLQPVTWKDDWPFMGEPIPGAGPDAVGGQPVAEHAMPDVGGTFAPVRPQTSDTFSDRKLGLQWEWNHNPDDLRWSLTQRPGFMRLTAAPAVNLVSARNTLTQAMQSESSVITTRLEVGGMTDGQRAGLTMFGQGISWIGVVQKAGARHLTYSAMGAETVGPVLTGKAVELRVAVADQKARYSYSLDGGKTFADFGGPAPLRFSWWKGARPGLFTYGDPAQSRHGVADFDWVKVEQVAP; translated from the coding sequence ATGTCCGTTTCCGTGTTCCGATCCGCGATGATCCTCGGTGCGGCCGTGGCCGCCCTGGCGGTCGCCTTGCCCGCCGTCGGCGCGCCGCAGCCGGCGGCGACCTATCGCAACCCCATCCTGCCGGCGGACTATTCCGACCCCGACGTGATCCGGGTGGGCGACGACTACTACATGGTCGCGTCCAGCTTCCATTTCTCGCCGGGCGTGCCGATCCTCAAGTCCAAGGACCTCGTCCACTGGACGATCGTCGGCCACGTCCTGCCCAAACTGCCGTTCGCGCCGGAGTACGACCTGCCGGGGCCGGTGCCCACGGACGACACCGGCGCGCGCATGCCGCCCCCGCAACGCGTCGTGGGACAGCGCTACGCCGGCGGGGTCTGGGCGCCGGCGATCCGCCATCACAACGGTCTGTTTTACGTCTATTTTGCAACCCCTTATGAAGGGATTTTCATGTCCACGGCCAAGAGCGCCGAGGGACCTTGGAGCCCGCCCGTTGCGGTGGTCGCGGAGGCGGGCCTGGAAGACCCCTGTCCCTTCTGGGACGAGGACGGCCAAGCCTATCTCGTCCACGGCAAAGTGGGCGCCGGGCCGCTGGTGCTGCGTCGCATGACCCCCGACGGCAAGAGCGTCTTCGGCGAGGCCAAGGTGATCGCCGAGGACCCTAAGGCCCTGCCGATCCTGGAGGGGCCGAAGCTCTACAAGCGCAACGGCTGGTACTACGTCTTCGCCCCCATCGGCGGGGTCGAGACCGGCCCGCAGGCGGTGCTGCGTTCCCGAAACATCTGGGGCCCCTATGAGCATCGCGAGGTGCTGGTCCCGGGCAAGACCCCGTGGAAGGGACCGCACCAGGGCGGGTGGGTCGAGACGCCCTCGGGCCAGGGCTGGTTCGTCCATTTCAACAGCGCCGGCGCCTATGGCCGTATCGTCCACCTGCAGCCGGTGACGTGGAAGGACGACTGGCCGTTCATGGGCGAGCCGATCCCAGGCGCCGGCCCCGACGCGGTCGGCGGACAGCCGGTGGCCGAGCACGCCATGCCCGATGTCGGCGGAACGTTCGCGCCGGTGCGGCCCCAGACCTCGGACACCTTCTCCGACCGCAAGCTCGGCTTGCAGTGGGAATGGAACCACAATCCCGACGACCTTCGATGGAGCCTGACCCAGCGTCCCGGCTTCATGCGTCTGACCGCCGCCCCGGCGGTCAATCTGGTCAGCGCCCGCAACACCCTGACCCAGGCCATGCAGAGCGAGTCCTCAGTCATCACCACGCGGCTGGAGGTCGGCGGCATGACCGACGGCCAGCGCGCGGGCCTGACCATGTTCGGCCAGGGGATCAGTTGGATCGGCGTCGTCCAGAAGGCCGGCGCGCGTCATCTGACATACTCCGCCATGGGCGCGGAGACCGTCGGGCCGGTCCTGACCGGCAAGGCGGTCGAGCTGCGCGTCGCGGTCGCCGACCAGAAGGCGCGCTACAGCTACAGCCTCGACGGCGGCAAGACCTTCGCCGACTTCGGCGGCCCGGCGCCGCTGCGCTTCAGCTGGTGGAAGGGCGCGCGGCCCGGGCTGTTCACCTATGGCGACCCGGCCCAGAGCCGGCATGGCGTCGCCGATTTCGACTGGGTCAAGGTCGAGCAGGTCGCGCCGTGA